The stretch of DNA AAGCGGCGGTGGACACAGCTATTGAGCGCGCCCGGTCTGGAGGAGCGACGTGCAGTCATGAAGGACAGCACCGGCGCGATCAATCAACAGTTCAAGAATCTCCCTGGACACGATCACGGCTCGCGGCTCCCGACAATGGCCAGCCTCTCTGACACGCCCGTGGAACCCATTGTCACCGTGGGTTTCCGAGCATTTGATCGCCAACTCCTTATCGCTGATCCGCGCTTGATCCCGGACTCCTGTTTCGCGCGTGGATACCTAACTTCCATCACTTCAACAACCGCGGAGGCGGAACGTGCCCGTTCCTTCACCCGGACGGTAGTCCGAACATCAACCCCGGACTCGCAGCAGCCCTTGAGGCGTCGAACGTGAAGCCATCCGCCGAAGACGTGCTCGCCTATGGCAGCCGTCACCGCTCATCCCGGATACACGCGGTTGTTCGAAGTCGAATTGGAGACGCCAGGTATCCGCATTCCTCTAACGAAAGACGCCACGCTCTGGGCAGAGTCGGTCAAGCTCGGAAAGAAAGTCATATGGACCCAGACGTTCGGACGTGCGTTCGCAGACGACAAGGATCGGCCTTTCGGAAAAGTTGCCTACCCCAAGGACAACCCAAGCCGTGTCTCGAATCTCCAGTCGGTCAAGGAGTTTCCGTGAGCCGCCCCGGCGAGTCCGGAGACTTCGTGGTGTGAGAAACTCAGCCGGCGGCTGGTCTCGGGTGTTGAGTGTAGTAGCTGGCCTCCGTGTCGGCCGGTGGGATTTTGCTGCAGTATTAGTTAGATACGGTGGTGGTTACGCCAGTCGACCGCCGATCGTCCAGCGTTCATCCCGTAGTGCCAGTATGGGCGTCGAGCCAGCCGAAGATGACTCGCAAGGACAGCCCGAGGTTCCCTATCTGGCAGTGGTTTTGAGCGCTCTCTGCGCGGGTGAACAAGCGTGCATTCACCGATCGAGCATTCGTCTGACATGGCATATCCCCCACCATGGGAGCACAATCTCGCCGAACGCAATCTTGCGGCGATGTGGGAGAACTATCGAGCACTGGGCTACTGCCGCTTGATCTATACCAACACCGTCAGCGTGCTGCCTGATGCGATTGAACAACTGACTACCACGATGGGAGACAACCCCAAGGTCGTCCCAATTCTGCTTACGTGCACGGATATCACGGCCCGAGAACGTCTGGGCCAGCGCGAAATTGGTTCGACCCTGGATCATCACTTCGCATCCAGTGCGGAAATGGGTGCCCGACTGCAAGCCGGCGCCTCGCCGACATCGTCATCAGCCGCGCGAACTGCCTTACAGCCTGCCCGTGAGTCGATCGCGATACGACCGACCGTCCGGGTCGTAGATCATCCGATACGCAGGCCCGGCCCACAGCCGCGTGAGCATGCCGAGGCGTTCGGGATGGTGCGTTCGCAACCGACCCGGCGGCCGCTGTCCACTGCACCCGGACGCGTACCACCTATCCAGCGCTTCGGCGGCAGCCGCCATCGCCTCCACCGCCGCGCCCGGATCATCCAGCCGGTCGGCGTCATCAAGATCCAAATGCTCACGCATCAGCCGCACCCGAAGGTCGCGTGCGAACTCGCCGGTGTCATCCAGTACCGCACAAGACAATTCGCTGTCATGCGTCCACGATCGCCGGTTGAAGTTGTCACTTCCGACGCACGCCCACACGTCATCGACCACGCAGACCTTTGCGTGCACGTACACCGGCGTGCCCTCGTGATTCTCCACATCGAACACATGCACGCGCTCCGGACTGGCTTCCTTACACGCCTCGATCGCCTGTCGCCGGCCAATCATGTTGGGCGGCAATGACAGTCGCCCGTCGACATCCGGGAACCGCGGCACCACCGCGACAAGATGCAACTCGGGGTTATCCCTCAGCGCGCGGGCAAACAACTGCGCCACCCGCTTCGACCACAGATACTGATCCTCCAGATAGATCAACCGCCGAGCCCGCCGCATCGCCTTGCTGTAGCCCCGCGCAACGCTGCGCTCTCCACGCGGTGCAAAGTCGTATTCGAAATGCGCATCGGGATAAGTGCGCAACACCTGCACGGCGTGCGGGCCACACTCCGGCGGATCCGGTGGCTGCTCCGGCAGCCTGCCCGGCTTCAGGTCTGCGCCACGCAGCTTGTCCTCGATCCATGCGATCGGCGACAACATGTCCAGCGGGGCGGGATCATTCCACCGCTCCCGAAAGGTCAGGTCCAGAGCGCCGACCACCGGCCCTCGCAGCTGCAGTTGCACGTCGTGCCACGGCGGATGCTCGCCATAACGTGGCGACATCTGCACCGCCTGCCGGTCACCCCGATGCGCCGCGTCATCCCGGCGCGAGTGGCACAGGTCGATCCCGCCCGCGAACGCTACATCCCGCGACGGCTCCCCTGGATGCCGCAGCAGCACCAGCTTCTGATGATGCGAGCCCCCGAACCGGACCCGCTGATCGAGCAGCACCTCGCCCCCGGCCTCTTCGATCGCCTCGCCGAGGTGCTGGTTCTCCTCCTCGCTGTAGGCGAACTTATCCAGGTGTGAGCGCCAAACCAGGCCCTTCACCACGACTCCTCGTTTGGCCGCCGCGCTGAACAACTCACGGATGGTCGGCCCGTCGTCGCGCATCTTCTCATCCGGGTCGCCGCGCCAGTCGGTGAAGAACAGGTGGTCGCCGGCGCGCAACACCTCTACTTCGGCTGCCAGCCGATCGAAGTACGTCGCGCCGTGAATCAGCGGCTCAACCCGGTTGCCCTCGCACCACGCCGGCAGCTTCGACGCTGGATTGCCGCGTTCGGCATCCGTGAGAAACCAATCGTTCCGATCCGACACCTCGAAGGATTGCCCAATTGACGTGGATGTTAACCGGCCGCATTCACAACCGCCGCCGGACCCGGTCGAGATACGACCGGCCGTCGGGGTCATAGAGCAACCGGTACACAGGCTCGGCCCACATGCGATTGATCGGATGGAGCCGTTCGGCCTTGTGCACCCGCAACCGGCCCGGCGGACGAGGTCCCAAGCCTCCCGACTCGTGCCACCTGTCCAACTCCTGCGCGGACGCGACGATCTCGTCGACCGCGCTCGCCGGATCGACCAAACCACCGTCCTCGCTGCCATCGGCGGCGCGATCCAAATGTTCTCGCATCAGCCGCAATCGGAGGTCACGCGCGAACTCACCGGTGTCATCCACCACCGCACACGACAACTCGCTATCGTGCGTCCACGACCGTCTGTTGAAGTTGTCACTGCCGATGCAGGCCCACTCGTCGTCAAGAACACACACCTTGGAATGCACGTATACCGGTGTGCCACAATGGTTTTCGACATCGAATATGTGCACACGCCCCGGCCCGGCACGTCGGCATTCATCGATCGCGAGATGCCGGCCCACCAGAGTCGGCGGCCCGCCCAGTCCGCCCTCCAAGTCGAAGTACCGCGGCACGACCGCAACCAAATGCAGCTGCGGATTGGCGGTCAGCGCGTCGACGAAGAGCTGCGCGACCTCTTCGGACCAAAGATATTGATCCTCCAGGTAAATCAGCCGCTTCGCGCGCTGAACCGCCTTCGTGTATCCCCGCGCGATGCTGCGCTCGCCGCTCGTTGCGAACTCGTAGTGGAACAACGCGTCGCCGTATGTCCGCAACACTTGCACTGTGTGGGGTCCGCACGGCGGCGGATCCGGTGGCTTCTCCGGCAACGCGCCCGGTGTCACGTCCGCACCCTGCGCCTTGTCCCGTATCCACCCGATCGGATCGAGCAGATTCAACGGAGCCTTCGCGGTCCATCGTTCGCGGAAAGAGGTGTCTAGCGCGCCGACCACCGGGCCGCGGAGCTCGAGTTGCACGTCATGCCACGGCGGAGTGTCCCCGTAGCGACTCGACATCCGCACCGCCTGCGGATCGCCGAGGTGCGACGGATCGTCGCGCCGGGAGTGGCAAAGGTCGATGCCACCGGTGAACGCCACATCGAGCGCCGGTTCGCCAAGGTGTCTGATGACGACCAGTCGCTGATGATGCGACCCGCCGATGCGGACCCGTTGATCCAGCAGCACCTCGCCGCCGGCCCGCTCGATAGCCTCACCTAGGTGCCGATTCTGCTCCTCGTTGAACTGGAACTTGTTGGGGTGCGAGCGCCACATGAGTCCCTTGACGATCACTCCCCGCTCCGCCGCCGCACGGAACAGTTCTCCGACAGTCGGTCCGCGCTCGCGCAGCTTCTGGTCGGCGTCGCCACGCCAGTCGGCGAAAAACAGATGATCGCCAGGGCCAAGCGCCTCGACTTCGGTGACAAGACGGTCGAAGTAAGCCGCCCCATCGATCAGCGCCGCTGCCCGACTGCCCTCGGACCATGCAGGCAGGTCCGAATCGGGATTACCCCGCTGCGACTCCGTCAGAAGCCAGTTGGTCAGCTTGGACACGCTGTTGGATACCCAGAAAGTCGCAATCCCGCGCGACGGCTCTGCAAAACTCCGGACATGCCCGCCGTAAGGCGTCTCCTCGCGATCGCATGCGCCTTCGCCATGCTGACCGGCTGCGCGCCCGGCGCACTGCCAACCGCGACGCCGACCTCGACCACCGACACCGCCAAGGCCGACGCCGTGATGCGGATCGTCCGCGACACCATGGAAGAAAGGCACCTCAAGGCCGTCATCGTGCGTGTGACCATCGACGGCAAGGAAATCGTCACCCATGCTGTCGGCGAATCCATGACAGGAGTGCCCGCGAGCACCGCCATGCACTTCCGCAACGGCGCCGTCGCGATCTCGTATGTCTCCACGCTATTGCTCAAACTCGTCGACGAGAAGAAGGTCAGCCTCGACGACAAGCTGTCGAAGTGGCTTCCCGAGATACCCCATGCCGACAAAGTCACGCTCGGCCAGCTGGCCCAGATGACGTCGGGTTACGTCGACTACGTCATTGGCAACACCGCAATGAACGACGCCCTTTACGCAAACCCGTTCCGGCGCTGGACCGTCCACGACATTCTCGGGTATGCCATCGACCAGCCGCTGCTCTATGCGCCCGGTACCAATTGGAACTACGCCCACACCAACTATGTGCTGCTCGGACTGGCGCTGGAGAAAGCCACCGGCCAGGAGATGTCGAAGCTGTTGTCGGACAAGGTTCTTCGTCCACTCGGCCTGACAAACACGACCAACAGCCTGACCCCAGAGATTCCGTCGCCCGTCCTTCACGCATTCAGCTCCGAACGCCGGGCCTTCCTCAAGATCCCCACCGGCACACCGTTCTACGAGGAGTCGACGTTCTGGGACCCGTCCTGGACGATCACCCACGGCGCGATCCAAACCACCAACATCTATGACATGGAGGCAACCGCGGTAGGCATCGGGTCCGGCCGACTGCTCACCCCCGATTCCTACCAGAAGATGGTGTCCACCGGCCTTCGCGGCAAGACCCATAAACAGCCGGGCTGCACCACCTGTGACGAGATGACCGACGCCTACACCTACGGTCTCGGCATTGTCATCACCGGCAACTGGCTGGTGCAGAACCCGATGTTCGGTGGCTACGGCGCCATCGAGGCCTATTTACCTTCACAGAAGATCGCAATCGCCGCCGCAGTCACCTTTGCCCCTGAAGCTTTCGACGACCAGGGCGACTACGACAACGCCGCCGATCCGCTGTTCCGCAAGATCGCCGCCGAACTCGCCCCTGACGATGCGCCACCCCTGCCACCGAAGAAATAATGTCTTCCCGTGGCGCCCAAAGTCCTATTCCTCGTAAACGAACACCTCGCAACCGAAGCCCTGCTGGGCGACGCGTTCACCGAATCCGGCTTCGACGTCGAGACCTTCGAAGTCGTGCCCGCCGAACGCATCGACAGCCCCGCGGCCGACGTGACCTTCCCCGACCCGACCGGCTATGACGTGATCGTTCCGCTCGGCGCGCGCTGGCCCGTCTACGACGAGGCGCTGCAACGCACCTGGGTGGGCGCCGAGACACAACTTGTGCGCGACGCCGCCGACGCCGGCGTGGCACTGCTTGGCGTGTGCTTCGGCGGCCAGCTGCTCGCCCAGGCGTTCGGCGGATCGGTCGCGCGGTCGGCCGTTCCGGAGATCGGCTGGTATAACGTCGAAACCGACAACCCCGAACTGGTGCCCGGCGGGCCGTGGTTTCAATGGCATTTCGACCGATGGACACTGCCGCCGGGTGCCACCGAGATCGCGAGGACGGCGAACTCGTCGCAGGCGTTCGTGCTCGGTCGTGCACTCGCGCTGCAGTTTCACCCTGAGATCGACGCCGAGCTGCTGGACGTGTGGCTGGCCGACGACCGCGATGGCGACGTTGTCGGGGCCGGCCTCAGTCACGACGAATTACGTGAGCGCACAACCGAACTCGCCGGTGACGCAGGCAACAGAATTCGCGGCTTGGTGCGCGGATTCCTCACGCACGTGGCGCGTCAGCCCTGTCCGAGTTCGTGAGCCAGCGCGTGGGTGAGCTTTGATCGCCGAAACCGGTGGCCCAGCGTAGTCAGTTTGGTCGGCACCACCCGCTGATTAGCCGCGGCCAACTCGCGGGCGCCCTGCTCCCCCAACAACAGTCGTGGACCCAGCGACGGCACCGGCAGTCTCGCCGGGCGGTGCAGCACCCCTGCGAGCGCCCTGGTGTAGTCGGCGTTGCGCACGGGTTCGGGTGCGACGGCGTTGACGGGCCCGCTCAACCGAGCGTCGTACAGCGCCCGGTGGTAGACGTCGAGCAGGTCGTCGAGCCCGATCCACGACAACCACTGCTCCCCGCTGCCAAGCCGACCGCCCAACCCCGCCGCGAACAGCGGGCGCATCAGCTTCAATGTGCCACCGCGCGCCGACTGTACGATCCCCGTGCGCACGTTGACCACGCGCAGTCCTGACTCCGCGGCGGGCGTCGTCGCCGCCTCCCAGTCGGCTACCACGTCGGCCAGAAAACCGTCGCCGCGCACGCTTTCCTCACTCAGCAGCGCATCCCCGCGGTCGAACCCGTAGTAGCCGATCGCCGATGCGCTGATGAACGTGGCCGGGCCGTCGCCGGTCAAACCCGCGGCGTCGGCGAGCCTACGCGTCGGCTCGATGCGACTGTCACGAATCGCGGCCATGTGACGATCGGTGAACCGCCCGGCGATCGACGCGCCCGCCAGGTGTAGGACCGCATCGACACCTGATAAGAGATCCGGTGCGGGACTATCCGGGTTCCATTGTCGCTCAAGCTCATTGCGTGCGGGACGACGCACGAGCCGGATGACGCGATGCCCACCGGTGCTCAGAAATGCCGACAATGCGGAGCCGACAAGACCGGACGCGCCTGTGATCGCAACGACTGTTGGGCCCAATCCGGCAGCGCGATGCGCGGCCAAATCCTGCGCCAGCTGCCGGTGCCGATAGACAAACGTCGAACGCAGTGCCGCAGCGGGCACCGAGGTGTCGACGTGGTCGTAGACCCGTGTGCCACCGGTCGCCTCGCTGAACTCGTGCGTATGCCGCCACCACCCGATGACCCGCGCGGGCCACGATGACGGGCCCTGCGAAGACAATTCGTCGACGAACCGGTGCGGCGGATCGAAGGCCGACGGATCATGCTGCGCTACCCACCGAAGTCCGCCCGGCAGGCCGAGCACCGCGCGCCCGTCGGCCAGCGACGTCGTCTCCGCCACCACCCTCATCGGCTGCCAGGGCGGCACCAACCGAGGCATCGCACCGGGGCGGCTGTGCCACGCGAAGACGTCTGCGATCGGATCCTCAACGACGCTTTCGTATTCGATGCCCATATATCTGAGTACCCTGAAATTGTCCCCGATGTCGAAAGATCGCGATGAGCGGATGGAGCGGGCTCGCCCGCCGACATGCAAACCGCACCTTCCGGGACCGCCGAGATGCCGGCCATGTCCTGGCTGAGGAGTTGGCGTCCTATCGCGGCAGGGACAACCTCGTAGTGCTGGGCCTAGCGCGTGGCGGCGTGCCCGTCGGCTGGGAGGTCGCGTCGTTCCTGCACGCGCCGCTGGACGTTTTCCTGGTGCGCAAGCTCGGTGTGCCGCAATGGGAGGAACTCGCGATGGGCGCCATCGCGACAGGTGGCGGCGTGGTGGTGAATGACAACCTGGTGCGCAATCTCGGCATCAGCACTGAGCAACTCCAGGCCGCGATCGACCGGGAGACCGAGGAACTTCATCGCCGTGAGAGTGTTTACCGCGGCGACCGTGGACCGGTCGACATCGCCGGCAACACCGTGATCCTCGTCGACGACGGCATCGCCACCGGTGCCAGCATGCTCGCCGCCGTGCGCGCCGTGCGCGCCGCTGACCCGGCCCAAGTCGTGGTCGCGGTGCCGGTGGGCCCGGCGTCAGCGTGCCAGCAGCTGGCTGAGGAGGCCGATGACGTGGTGTGCGCGACGATGCCACCGGGATTTGAAGCCGTCGGCCAGGTTTTTGAAGACTTCCATCAGGTCACCGACGACGAAGTGCGCGAATTGCTCGCTGCGCCAACGGTTTAACGGCTGTTGCTGTCCTCATCGCGTTGCTCGACGGCGGTGGTCTGTGCCTCGGTCTCGTCGTCCTCCGCGACGGGCGCCTCTTCGGGGTAGTCCTCGGCGGGTTCTTCGGCGTCCGGTTCTTCGGCAGCTGACTCGGGCACGTCGCCTTTGGACCGTTCCCGCAGCGCGTCGATGATCAGCAACACCACGCCGACCACGCTGGCCGCGATGCAGACCCAGGCGATCAGCTCATTGCTGGTGACCACGGCGGTGACCAAGGCCGCGAGGCCGATGACGGCGAGCACAAGCGCAACGATCAGCATTGACCAACCCTAGGTGGTAGTCGCGACGTTTTCGAGGAACCGGAGGGCTAGTTGTTGCCCCGGTTGAATTGATTGAAGCCGCCGCCGTCGTTATTGGCGCTGGAATCGACCGGTGCGGCCGAACCGCGCTGGCCCAGCTCTTCGAGCTGCGATTCCAGATAGGTCTTGAGTCGAGTGCGGTATTCGCGCTCGAAGGTGCGCAGCTGCTCCAGCCGGCCTTCCAGCACCGTGCGCTGCTGGTTGATGGTGCCCATGATCTCGGAATGCTTCCGCTCGGCGTCGGCCTGCAGGGCGTCGGCCTTCTCCTGCGCCTGGCGCAGCTGCGCCTCCGAGCGGGTCTGGGCGTCGGCCAGCATGGCGTCGGCGCGCTGACGGGCCTCGGCCACCGTGGTCTCGGCGGTCTGCCTGGCCTCGCTGACCATCGCATCGGCCTGGGCGCGGGCGTCGGCGAGCATCTTGTCCGACTCGGCCTTCGCGGTGCCAGTCAGCCGGTCCGCGGTGTCCTGGGCCAGGCTCAGCACCTTGGCGGCCTTGATGTGGCTGTCCTCGCTGACCGGGGCCGCGGGCTGCGGCGGCGGTGCGTCGTAGACCGGCTGCGGCGCGGGCGTGGGTGCCGGCTCCGGCTCGGGCTCATACAGCGGGATGGCCGTGGTCGGCTGTCCGCCGCCACCGGACCGGGCGGTGCCCAGCTCCTGATCCAGTTCTGCGACGCGCTGACGAAGATCGGCGTTCTCTTCGATGAGCCGAGTCAGCTCGTTCTCTACCAGATCGAGAAAGGCGTCGACCTCGTCCTCGTTATAGCCGCGCTTGCCGATCGGTGGCTTGCTGAACGCGACGTTGTGGACGTCGGCTGGTGTGAGCGGCATTGTCTGCCCCCTTGGAGTTCTGGACCGTCAACCGATCTCAAAGTGTAGAGCCTTACTGGAACGTAACTGGCGTCCATCCTGTCACACCAGACCCGGCGGTTGCAGGAGAGGATGAATTTTAAGAACGAATTTCAATCATTCGACAGACTTGCGCCGACGAAAATGAGCCTCGGCAAACGTGCGGTGGCTACCGCCGCGATCACCAAAGATGCGACGGCAGGCCGGTTCTCAGGCCGCGGCGCCGAACGCCAACTGCATGCCGATGAACGCCACCAGCAGTAGCACCATGATCGACAGATCGAACCGGACGGCGCCTATCGTGAGCTGCGGGATGAGCCGTCGAAGCAGTTTCACAGGCGGATCGGTGAGCGTCATGATCACCTCGAGGACGACCACGGTCAGGCCCTTGGGTTGCCAATCGCGGGAGAACGACCGAATGAACTCGACGACGACCCGCGCGATGAGCAGCAGCCAGAACACGAACAGCGCGAAACCAAGGATCTCGAAGAAGAGCGCCAACTGAAGCCGACCTCACTACGGGCAGATGTGTGACATTCGATACAGCGCTCGCAGCTGGTCACATTGCGAAGCGCGACGCCAGCCTACCTGTCGTTCGTGACCCCTACTGATATGCGTAGAAGCCGGCCTCCGCGATGCGCCTGCGCTCCTCGGCGCTGACGTCGATATCGGCCGGGGAGAGCAGGAAGACCTTCGTCGCCACCTTGTCGAATGAACCCCGCAGCGCGAATGCCAGGCCTGCCGCGAAGTCCACCAGCCGCTTGGCGTCCGCGTTGTCCATGGACACCAGGTCCATGATCACCGGGGTGCCGTCGCGGAAGCGTTCGCCGATCGTGCGGGCCTCGCTGTAGTCCTTCGGGCGCAGCGTGGTGATCTTCGACAGCGGGCTGCCCGCTTCGAAGAGCTCAGCCATCCGCCGCGGGTCCATCGCGAGCGCGCCGCGGGTCGAGCCGCGCAGGGCACTGAACCTGGGCGTCGGCCGGTCGAAGTCCCGCGGGCCGCGCAGCCGTGCCTCGAACCGGTCCTCGTCGCGGTACCCGCCGCGGTAGCCCGTGGGCTCGTCGTAGTCACGTGCGGCCAGCCGGTCGTCGTAGCCGCGGCCAGCCCGATCCAGGTAGCCCTCGTCGTCGAACCGGTCCTCGCGGCCACGGCGGGCGTAGCCACGCGCGGCACCGCGGTCGTCGTCTTCGTAGTACTCGTCGTCGTAGTCATCCATCGGCGCCATACCGAAGTAGGCCTTGACCTTGTGCAGTGTGCTCATCGGTGGGACCCTTCTGCTTCGCGAAACGTGTGGTGTCTGTGATGATGATGTGACTAGAGTGACTACTCAGGGTGACGTTAGCGGTCGTTGCCCCATTAGCGCGGTACCGACACGCACACACGTGGAACCGTGTTTGACCGCGCTCTCGAGGTCGCTGGACATGCCCGCCGACAGTCCGAGCCGCTGGTCATAGGACTTTTGCACCCGTTCCTTTTCTTCGTGCAGGCGCGCGAACGCGTCGTCGGGATCGGCGTCCAAGGGCGGGATCGCCATCAGCCCGACGAACTCCAACCCGTCCGCGGCCGCGATGGCCGCGCAGAGTTCATCCACGGAATCGGGCCGACCGATGTCGACGCCGCCCCTCGACTCGTCGCCGTCGAGACTCAGCTGGAGGTAAACGCGTAGCGGCTCGGGCCGACTGCCGTGTTCCAGCGCCTCGACGGCGGCGCGATCCAGAGCGGCGATCAGCTTGGCGCTGTCGACCGAGTGCGCCGCATAGGCCCAGCCCGCGATCGAGCGCGCTTTGTTGCGCTGAATCCGTCCGACCATGTGCCAGCGAATGGGCTGCGCGCCCAACACGGCACCGACTTCCGCGCTTTTATTCGACGCTTCCTGTTCGCGCGATTCACCAAATTCGAGGCACCCTAACTTGTGCAATATAAGAACATCGCTAGCCGGAAAGAATTTCGTAATAGGCAGCATTTCAATTTCATTTGCATTGCGATCGGCAGCCTTCGCAGCGCGCGCGAGGCGGGCGCGCAACGCGGCAAGCGCATCAGCCAGTTCGATTTCACGCCCACTAGCCATCGCGGTCATTGCATCCACACCAATGAGGCCAGCCGTCCGGTCGGAGCATCGCGGCGATGACTGAACAGGTTGCGGTCCGCGACGGTGCAGCGGGGGTCGACGTCGATGGCCGTGATGCCCAAAGTCGTTAGTTGCCTGGCGATTCCGGCTCGCAGATCGAGTCCCGGCGTGCCCCGCGAGGTCGTCGTGCGGCTGCCGGGCAGCGCGGCCTCGACCTCGGCGGCCATTTCCTCCGGCACTTCGTAGTTGGCT from Mycobacterium sp. JS623 encodes:
- a CDS encoding YggS family pyridoxal phosphate-dependent enzyme, which translates into the protein MASGREIELADALAALRARLARAAKAADRNANEIEMLPITKFFPASDVLILHKLGCLEFGESREQEASNKSAEVGAVLGAQPIRWHMVGRIQRNKARSIAGWAYAAHSVDSAKLIAALDRAAVEALEHGSRPEPLRVYLQLSLDGDESRGGVDIGRPDSVDELCAAIAAADGLEFVGLMAIPPLDADPDDAFARLHEEKERVQKSYDQRLGLSAGMSSDLESAVKHGSTCVRVGTALMGQRPLTSP